One genomic window of Micrococcus flavus includes the following:
- a CDS encoding SRPBCC family protein, with amino-acid sequence MSEMNTTPQGEKKQSVTRTIDASAKDVFDFLTLPANHARLDGSDMVRADEKGQRIQKVGDVFTMNMHAEHMGGDYQTDNHVNAYDENKMVGWQTAPAGTEPKGWEWLYTLESDGSDSTVVTLTYDWSKVEDPELLKKNLFPLISEEQMEQSLANLASAVA; translated from the coding sequence ATGAGCGAGATGAACACGACGCCCCAGGGCGAGAAGAAGCAGTCCGTGACCCGCACGATCGACGCCTCGGCGAAGGACGTCTTCGACTTCCTGACCCTGCCGGCCAACCATGCCCGGCTGGACGGCTCAGACATGGTCCGCGCGGACGAGAAGGGCCAGCGCATCCAGAAGGTCGGCGACGTGTTCACCATGAACATGCACGCCGAGCACATGGGCGGCGACTACCAGACGGACAACCACGTCAACGCCTACGACGAGAACAAGATGGTCGGCTGGCAGACCGCGCCGGCCGGCACCGAGCCCAAGGGCTGGGAGTGGCTGTACACCCTCGAGTCGGACGGCTCCGACTCCACCGTGGTCACCCTCACCTACGACTGGTCCAAGGTCGAGGACCCGGAGCTGCTGAAGAAGAACCTGTTCCCCCTGATCTCCGAGGAGCAGATGGAGCAGTCGCTGGCCAACCTGGCCTCCGCGGTCGCCTGA
- a CDS encoding DNA-3-methyladenine glycosylase has translation MSPEELSALFDGPSTALAEGLLGCRLTVVAADGAVTVRLTETEAYGNAGEDPGAHSFRGRTERNSALFGPARRTYVYLNYGIHRCLNLVGHPQGQAGGVLLRAGEVLAGREVAVARRGRDTGARLLSGPGNLGQGLGIALDMGHLPVEIVATPPTEPVPVPPGVSARFLLAPPAADHDAARASVVRGPRVGVSGEGGSVRFPWRFHLAGDPSVSAYRRGRDVPD, from the coding sequence GTGAGCCCCGAGGAGCTCTCCGCCCTCTTCGACGGCCCGTCCACCGCGCTGGCCGAGGGCCTGCTGGGCTGCCGTCTCACCGTGGTCGCGGCGGACGGCGCCGTGACGGTGCGCCTGACGGAGACGGAGGCCTACGGGAACGCGGGCGAGGACCCCGGGGCGCACTCCTTCCGCGGCCGCACCGAGCGCAACTCCGCGCTGTTCGGTCCCGCGCGCCGCACCTATGTGTACCTGAACTACGGCATCCACCGGTGCCTGAACCTCGTGGGACACCCGCAGGGGCAGGCCGGCGGCGTCCTGCTGCGCGCTGGCGAGGTGCTCGCGGGCCGGGAGGTCGCCGTCGCCCGCCGGGGCCGGGACACCGGGGCGCGACTGCTCTCCGGGCCGGGCAACCTGGGCCAGGGCCTGGGCATCGCCCTGGACATGGGCCACCTGCCCGTGGAGATCGTGGCCACGCCGCCGACCGAGCCGGTGCCGGTCCCTCCGGGCGTGTCCGCCCGGTTCCTCCTCGCCCCTCCCGCCGCGGACCACGACGCCGCCCGCGCGTCCGTGGTGCGCGGCCCGCGCGTCGGGGTGTCGGGGGAGGGCGGCTCCGTGCGCTTCCCGTGGCGGTTCCACCTGGCCGGGGACCCCTCGGTCTCGGCCTACCGCCGCGGCCGGGACGTCCCGGACTGA
- the panC gene encoding pantoate--beta-alanine ligase, with amino-acid sequence MTPLDRVPDPRPVPSGTGLTLEDALPAPVSGARRPRLTRTVAETRAALRELSAAAEGHDDGPVTVGLVPTMGALHGGHAALVRQARQENDVVAVSIFVNPLQFGDPADLEHYPRTLEADLDLLAAAGADVVFAPEVQEMYPGHPDAPIVTVSAGRMGEVLEGASRPGHFDGVVTVVAKLWNIVRPAVPALRSYFGQKDAQQLAILRRLAHDLDVDVDVRAVPIVRSPEGLALSSRNTRLDAAGLGHALVLSRALRRLRDAAEAGEMLDVQEARRMVEDEPGVTLDHLVVVDRATLEELGPELLCQPLRREALALVAAHVPPVRLIDNMVLPPAVGAP; translated from the coding sequence GTGACTCCCCTCGACCGCGTCCCCGATCCCCGCCCCGTCCCGTCCGGCACCGGCCTGACCCTGGAGGACGCGCTCCCCGCGCCGGTCTCCGGCGCCCGCCGCCCCCGCCTCACCCGCACGGTGGCGGAGACGCGCGCGGCCCTGCGCGAGCTGTCCGCCGCCGCGGAGGGGCACGACGACGGCCCCGTCACCGTGGGCCTGGTGCCCACCATGGGCGCACTCCACGGCGGCCACGCCGCCCTGGTGCGCCAGGCCCGCCAGGAGAACGACGTGGTGGCCGTCAGCATCTTCGTGAACCCGCTGCAGTTCGGCGACCCCGCGGACCTGGAGCACTACCCGCGCACCCTGGAGGCGGACCTGGACCTGCTGGCCGCGGCCGGCGCGGACGTGGTGTTCGCCCCGGAGGTGCAGGAGATGTACCCGGGCCACCCGGACGCCCCGATCGTCACCGTCTCCGCCGGCCGCATGGGCGAGGTCCTGGAGGGCGCGTCCCGACCCGGGCACTTCGACGGCGTGGTCACCGTGGTGGCCAAGCTGTGGAACATCGTGCGACCGGCCGTCCCGGCGCTGCGGTCCTACTTCGGGCAGAAGGACGCCCAGCAGCTGGCGATCCTGCGGCGGCTGGCCCACGACCTGGACGTGGACGTGGACGTGCGCGCCGTGCCGATCGTCCGCTCCCCGGAGGGGCTGGCGCTCTCGAGCCGCAACACGCGCCTGGACGCGGCGGGCCTCGGGCACGCGCTCGTGCTGAGCCGCGCTCTGCGGCGCCTGCGGGACGCCGCAGAGGCCGGTGAGATGCTGGACGTGCAGGAGGCCCGCCGGATGGTGGAGGACGAGCCGGGCGTGACCCTGGACCACCTCGTGGTGGTGGACCGGGCGACGCTCGAGGAACTCGGCCCCGAGCTGCTGTGCCAGCCCCTGCGCCGGGAGGCGCTCGCCCTCGTGGCCGCCCACGTCCCCCCGGTCCGCCTGATCGACAACATGGTGCTCCCGCCGGCCGTGGGCGCCCCGTGA
- a CDS encoding DUF3618 domain-containing protein, which yields MTQSNNPDEIRAEIERTRHQLGQDVDALAEKVSPTKAVSRQTDRVREGFISVKENIMGSPEHHRGPSGADKAKHAADQARGYAQQAGDAVSEWADDAQHAVQQAPAQLRGRTAGNPLAAGLIALGAGWLLGSLIPSSDVEQQAARRAKDEAAPLLDKAKQQATQVAQEIREQVEPEAREAAASLKDSAAESAQNLKSEGQDKAQELKSESQDAAQQVKGTAKNA from the coding sequence ATGACCCAGAGCAACAACCCCGACGAGATCCGCGCTGAGATCGAGCGCACCCGCCACCAGCTCGGCCAGGACGTCGACGCCCTGGCGGAGAAGGTCAGCCCCACCAAGGCCGTGAGCCGCCAGACGGATCGCGTCCGTGAGGGCTTCATCTCCGTCAAGGAGAACATCATGGGCTCCCCCGAGCACCACCGTGGCCCGTCCGGTGCGGACAAGGCCAAGCACGCCGCCGACCAGGCCCGGGGCTACGCCCAGCAGGCCGGCGACGCCGTGTCCGAGTGGGCCGACGACGCCCAGCACGCCGTCCAGCAGGCCCCGGCCCAGCTGCGCGGCCGCACGGCCGGCAACCCGCTCGCCGCGGGCCTGATCGCCCTCGGCGCCGGCTGGCTCCTCGGCTCGCTGATCCCGTCCTCCGACGTGGAGCAGCAGGCGGCCCGCCGCGCCAAGGACGAGGCCGCCCCGCTCCTGGACAAGGCCAAGCAGCAGGCCACCCAGGTGGCCCAGGAGATCCGCGAGCAGGTCGAGCCGGAGGCCCGCGAGGCCGCCGCCTCCCTCAAGGACTCCGCCGCCGAGTCCGCGCAGAACCTCAAGTCCGAGGGCCAGGACAAGGCCCAGGAGCTGAAGTCGGAGTCCCAGGACGCCGCCCAGCAGGTCAAGGGCACGGCGAAGAACGCCTGA
- a CDS encoding phage holin family protein, which produces MSTPYEPTAGAPRHTVDGVVTPGSGAHTPAPTQAEVRAENESIGDMFASFSQNLSTLMSQEIALAKAEATDSAKKAGKGAGMFAGAAVGGFFLLMFLSLALMYALGALMPLGWAALIVAVLWGVVAAVLALQGKKNMEKIKGLPQTQETVQEIPGTLNPAKETR; this is translated from the coding sequence ATGAGCACGCCGTACGAGCCCACCGCGGGCGCACCGCGGCACACCGTGGACGGGGTCGTGACCCCCGGCTCGGGGGCCCACACCCCCGCCCCCACGCAGGCTGAGGTCCGGGCGGAGAACGAGTCCATCGGCGACATGTTCGCCTCGTTCTCCCAGAACCTGTCCACGCTGATGAGCCAGGAGATCGCCCTGGCCAAGGCCGAGGCCACGGACTCCGCCAAGAAGGCGGGCAAGGGCGCGGGCATGTTCGCCGGCGCCGCCGTCGGCGGGTTCTTCCTGCTGATGTTCCTGTCGCTGGCGCTCATGTACGCCCTCGGCGCGCTCATGCCCCTCGGCTGGGCCGCCCTGATCGTGGCCGTACTGTGGGGCGTCGTCGCCGCCGTGCTGGCCCTGCAGGGCAAGAAGAACATGGAGAAGATCAAGGGTCTGCCGCAGACCCAGGAGACGGTTCAGGAGATCCCCGGGACCCTGAACCCCGCGAAGGAGACGCGATGA
- a CDS encoding glycerophosphodiester phosphodiesterase family protein has product MRASGTRWSSASSPSTSSGRTRPGSRPSWGSARPRAEPAPAAIEQAERPDVIEPDLVSTKDGVLVDRHENLIDGATDVAERPEFADRRTTEVADGVEQTGWFTEDFTLAEIKHPTYFDGIGLSQEEGVVEALTAHGLNRPDGRATVQSFELGSLSDLNRRLGLEADTAFLLWYEGAGYDAVAAGDEVHDYAYDMTPAGVAATAAEGVDVYGPEARLVIGLQEDGTLGEETGLVETAHAAGLEVVPYTFRAENGSLPVDFRSSADEHAHGDLAGFITAHLDVGVDGFFTDFPDVGVAARDAWLADQDEAVGEDDDAPAPTEGHEVPEKVETGDAPAWGLAGAAALGAGALLAVRRRTAAAR; this is encoded by the coding sequence ATGCGCGCCTCTGGTACGAGGTGGTCCTCGGCTTCCTCGCCGAGCACGTCCTCGGGGAGGACGCGCCCGGGCTCCCGGCCGTCCTGGGGCTCAGCGCGCCCCAGGGCTGAGCCCGCCCCCGCCGCGATCGAGCAGGCGGAGCGTCCCGACGTGATCGAGCCGGACCTGGTCTCCACCAAGGACGGCGTGCTGGTCGACCGCCACGAGAACCTGATCGACGGCGCCACCGACGTGGCCGAGCGTCCCGAGTTCGCGGACCGCAGGACCACCGAGGTCGCGGACGGCGTCGAGCAGACCGGCTGGTTCACCGAGGACTTCACCCTCGCCGAGATCAAGCACCCCACCTACTTCGACGGCATCGGCCTGTCCCAGGAGGAGGGCGTCGTCGAGGCCCTCACCGCGCACGGACTGAACCGTCCCGACGGCCGCGCCACCGTGCAGTCCTTCGAGCTGGGCAGCCTCTCCGACCTGAACCGGCGCCTCGGCCTCGAGGCGGACACCGCGTTCCTGCTCTGGTACGAGGGCGCGGGGTACGACGCCGTCGCCGCCGGGGACGAGGTCCACGACTACGCGTACGACATGACCCCCGCCGGCGTCGCCGCGACCGCCGCCGAGGGCGTGGACGTGTACGGCCCGGAGGCCCGCCTGGTGATCGGCCTCCAGGAGGACGGCACGCTGGGCGAGGAGACCGGCCTGGTGGAGACGGCCCACGCGGCGGGCCTCGAGGTGGTCCCCTACACCTTCCGCGCCGAGAACGGCTCTCTCCCGGTGGACTTCCGCTCGTCGGCGGACGAGCACGCCCACGGCGACCTGGCCGGCTTCATCACGGCCCACCTCGACGTCGGCGTGGACGGCTTCTTCACCGACTTCCCGGACGTCGGCGTCGCCGCGCGCGACGCGTGGCTCGCCGACCAGGACGAGGCTGTCGGCGAGGACGACGACGCCCCCGCACCCACCGAGGGGCACGAGGTCCCGGAGAAGGTCGAGACCGGCGACGCCCCCGCATGGGGCCTGGCCGGCGCGGCCGCGCTGGGCGCCGGCGCCCTGCTCGCCGTCCGCCGTCGGACCGCCGCCGCCCGCTGA
- a CDS encoding S9 family peptidase, whose translation MTLPDGTSTDGTPSDHPFSDLADFTALPRVSGLTLSPDGARLVTTVATLKDDATGHVTALWEVDPAGERPARRLTRGLEGEAGAAFAADGTLYFTSMRPAPGGEEKTSTLWALPERGEARAVLSRPFGISSIHCAAAADAVVLGAPRLRGARTEAEHAALAKTRTDAGVDAILHSGYPVRYWDHDLGPAAPELFVLADGPDPDAAAENGQDDDGAPAAEAVSSATPTRAGALPGDPEQHLRHLTGFERSHAFGVDVQVAPDGSFALVGASRATARGDLREWIARVDLATGEQTVLAEEPGVDLGVGPISHDGTRAVVVRSPHTTPTDAPDPRLHLMDTATGELTPLAHDWDRWGHAVAWLPDDSAVIALADEDGAAPVFRIDADTGEVTRVTAEAEAWADVVVSPDGTTLYGVRSSWLFPPEVARIDLATGRAEPLPNPAERPRIPGVLERIETRAEDGTRVAGWLVLPEGEAPDAGHPLLLWIHGGPLGSWNAWSWRWCPWIMAARGYAVVLPDPALSTGYGRDVIQRGWGRWGAEPYTDILALTDAAEARDDVDSSRTAAMGGSFGGYMANWVAGHTDRFRAIVTHASLWALDGFGPTTDAAFYWGREMSEEMMLANSPHRFVEDIVTPMLVIHGDKDYRVPIGEGLRLWTELLAKSGLPAAEDGSTVHRFLYYPHENHWILAPQHARLWYEVVLGFLAEHVLGEDAPGLPAVLGLSAPQG comes from the coding sequence ATGACCCTCCCCGACGGCACCTCCACTGACGGCACCCCCTCGGACCACCCCTTCTCCGACCTCGCGGACTTCACCGCCCTGCCGCGCGTCTCCGGCCTCACCCTCAGCCCGGACGGCGCGCGCCTGGTCACCACCGTGGCCACCCTCAAGGACGACGCCACCGGCCACGTCACCGCCCTGTGGGAGGTGGACCCCGCGGGCGAGCGCCCGGCCCGGCGCCTCACGCGCGGCCTCGAGGGGGAGGCCGGCGCCGCGTTCGCCGCGGACGGCACCCTGTACTTCACCTCCATGCGCCCCGCGCCCGGCGGGGAGGAGAAGACCTCCACCCTCTGGGCGCTGCCCGAGCGCGGCGAGGCCCGCGCGGTCCTGTCCCGTCCGTTCGGGATCAGCTCGATCCACTGCGCCGCGGCCGCGGACGCCGTGGTCCTCGGTGCGCCCCGCCTGCGCGGGGCCCGCACGGAGGCCGAGCACGCGGCCCTGGCGAAGACCCGCACGGACGCCGGCGTGGACGCCATCCTGCACTCCGGCTACCCCGTGCGCTACTGGGACCACGACCTCGGCCCCGCCGCCCCCGAGCTCTTCGTCCTCGCAGACGGCCCGGACCCGGACGCCGCCGCGGAGAACGGCCAGGACGACGACGGCGCCCCCGCCGCGGAGGCCGTCTCCTCCGCCACCCCGACCCGCGCCGGTGCGCTGCCGGGCGACCCCGAGCAGCACCTGCGCCACCTCACGGGCTTCGAGCGCTCCCACGCGTTCGGGGTGGACGTGCAGGTGGCCCCGGACGGCTCCTTCGCGCTCGTCGGCGCCTCCCGCGCCACCGCGCGGGGCGACCTGCGCGAGTGGATCGCCCGCGTGGACCTGGCCACCGGGGAGCAGACCGTCCTCGCGGAGGAGCCCGGCGTGGACCTCGGCGTCGGGCCCATCAGCCACGACGGCACCCGCGCCGTCGTCGTCCGCTCCCCGCACACCACGCCCACGGACGCCCCGGACCCGCGCCTGCACTTGATGGACACCGCCACGGGCGAGCTGACCCCGCTGGCCCACGACTGGGACCGCTGGGGCCACGCCGTGGCGTGGCTGCCGGACGACTCCGCGGTGATCGCGCTCGCGGACGAGGACGGCGCCGCCCCGGTCTTCCGGATCGACGCGGACACCGGTGAGGTCACCCGGGTGACGGCGGAGGCGGAGGCGTGGGCCGACGTCGTGGTGTCCCCGGACGGGACCACGCTGTACGGCGTGCGCTCCTCCTGGCTGTTCCCGCCGGAGGTCGCGCGGATCGACCTGGCCACCGGCCGCGCCGAGCCCCTGCCGAATCCGGCCGAGCGCCCTCGGATCCCGGGTGTGCTCGAGCGCATCGAGACCCGCGCCGAGGACGGCACGCGCGTCGCCGGCTGGCTGGTGCTCCCCGAGGGCGAGGCGCCCGACGCCGGCCACCCGCTGCTGCTGTGGATCCACGGCGGGCCGCTGGGCTCGTGGAACGCGTGGTCGTGGCGCTGGTGCCCGTGGATCATGGCCGCGCGCGGCTACGCCGTCGTCCTGCCGGACCCGGCGCTGTCCACCGGCTACGGCCGGGACGTCATCCAGCGCGGCTGGGGCCGCTGGGGAGCGGAGCCGTACACGGACATCCTGGCCCTCACGGACGCGGCCGAGGCCCGCGACGACGTCGACTCCTCCCGCACGGCCGCCATGGGCGGGTCCTTCGGCGGCTACATGGCCAACTGGGTGGCCGGCCACACGGACCGGTTCCGGGCGATCGTCACGCACGCCTCCCTGTGGGCGCTGGACGGCTTCGGCCCGACCACGGACGCCGCCTTCTACTGGGGCCGGGAGATGAGCGAGGAGATGATGCTCGCGAACTCGCCGCACCGGTTCGTGGAGGACATCGTCACCCCCATGCTCGTGATCCACGGGGACAAGGACTACCGCGTGCCGATCGGCGAGGGCCTGCGCCTGTGGACCGAGCTGCTCGCGAAGTCCGGCCTGCCGGCCGCGGAGGACGGCTCCACCGTGCACCGGTTCCTCTACTACCCGCACGAGAACCACTGGATCCTCGCTCCGCAGCATGCGCGCCTCTGGTACGAGGTGGTCCTCGGCTTCCTCGCCGAGCACGTCCTCGGGGAGGACGCGCCCGGGCTCCCGGCCGTCCTGGGGCTCAGCGCGCCCCAGGGCTGA
- a CDS encoding DUF3806 domain-containing protein — protein MSQQQISPLTEPEQQWVDVRRAYAAQEGVDHLDLDQVDGWHGRLIARSRSEDVDPDELGVLLEVAAVLLGEHLGARHGLAWVSVTDDDGTDLGLRDPLSDAVVFPLSEVGARWNADEAGWMPGYVDALGDQLQEVRAQRAADGFGTGSAEG, from the coding sequence ATGAGCCAGCAGCAGATCAGCCCCCTGACCGAGCCCGAGCAGCAGTGGGTGGACGTCCGCCGCGCCTATGCGGCGCAGGAGGGCGTGGACCACCTGGACCTGGACCAGGTGGACGGCTGGCACGGACGGCTGATCGCGCGCTCGCGGTCCGAGGATGTGGACCCCGACGAGCTCGGGGTGCTGCTGGAGGTGGCCGCGGTGCTCCTGGGGGAGCACCTCGGCGCGCGCCACGGCCTGGCGTGGGTCAGCGTGACGGACGACGACGGCACGGACCTCGGCCTGCGCGATCCCCTCTCCGACGCGGTGGTCTTCCCGCTCTCGGAGGTCGGCGCGCGCTGGAACGCGGACGAGGCCGGCTGGATGCCGGGGTACGTGGACGCCCTCGGCGACCAGCTGCAGGAGGTCCGGGCGCAGCGCGCCGCCGACGGCTTCGGAACGGGATCCGCCGAGGGCTGA
- a CDS encoding low molecular weight protein-tyrosine-phosphatase, whose translation MRIMTVCLGNICRSPAAEAVLRRKLAEAGLDDVEVTSAGTADYHVGERPHELTRAVGTDLGYEFTTVGAQFRPEDLDEQDLILVMDESNLADVRALVADPEVDAKVRMFGEFASDVESAGVREVPDPWGNPRPVFEEMYRQIEDAADGVVAAVRDGRV comes from the coding sequence ATGCGCATCATGACCGTCTGCCTCGGGAACATCTGCCGCTCGCCCGCCGCCGAGGCGGTGCTCCGCCGGAAGCTGGCCGAGGCCGGGCTCGACGACGTCGAGGTCACCTCCGCGGGCACCGCGGACTACCACGTGGGCGAGCGGCCCCACGAGCTCACCCGCGCCGTGGGCACGGACCTGGGCTACGAGTTCACCACCGTGGGCGCGCAGTTCCGCCCCGAGGACCTGGACGAGCAGGACCTGATCCTCGTGATGGACGAGTCCAACCTCGCCGACGTGCGCGCCCTCGTGGCGGACCCCGAGGTCGACGCGAAGGTGCGGATGTTCGGGGAGTTCGCCTCGGACGTCGAGAGCGCCGGCGTGCGCGAGGTCCCGGACCCATGGGGGAACCCGCGGCCGGTGTTCGAGGAGATGTACCGGCAGATCGAGGACGCGGCCGACGGCGTCGTCGCCGCGGTCCGCGACGGGCGCGTCTGA